One stretch of Prionailurus viverrinus isolate Anna chromosome C1, UM_Priviv_1.0, whole genome shotgun sequence DNA includes these proteins:
- the FRRS1 gene encoding ferric-chelate reductase 1 isoform X1, whose protein sequence is MAVPGFTFGAFILVLHVSSVANYPSGKVGKSCHGMVPEHSHTARSDPVHNVSVSQMTFRPGDQIEVTLSGLPFRGFLLEARNAEDLSGPPIGSFTLIDSQVSQLLTCEDVQGYAVSHTNPSKKTKIKVYWNAPSNSPNHIKFLVTVVEKYKIYWVKIPGPVISQPNAPPFTTPEATVAPLSTLPPVSHLTKSFSASDCGNKKFCIRSPLNCDPEKEHACFFLSFTRDDQSVVVEMSGPSKGYLSFAFSHDRWMGDDDAYVCIHEDHTVHIQPSRLMGRSHPVMDSRGALEDMAWRLADGVMQCSFRRNITLPGVKNRFDLNTSYYIFLADGAADNGRIYKHSQQPLITYEKHNVTDYPKNVGGSRSLFLLKAHGALMFVAWMTTVSIGVLMARFFKFVWAKPVFGQAAWFQVHRTLMLTTTALTCIAFVLPFIYRRGWSWYAGYHPYLGCIVMVLAVFQPLLAAFRPPLYDPRRQMFNWTHWSMGTAARIIAVAAMFLGMDLPGLNLPGPWKTYAMTGFVAWHVGAEIVLEIHAYRLSRKVEILDDARIQILQSFTVAEAEGHAFKKVALAVYIFGNVTFLIIFLSAINHL, encoded by the exons atggcaGTTCCTGGATTTACCTTTGGTGCATTCATACTTGTGTTGCACGTTAGTTCTGTGGCTAATTATCCCAGCGGAAAAGTAGGAAAGTCATGCCATGGAATGGTTCCTGAACACAGTCATACTGCACGTTCTGACCCTGTTCACAACGTTTCAGTGAGTCAGATGACATTCAGACCAGGAGACCAGATTGAAG ttACTTTGTCAGGGCTACCATTTAGAGGCTTTCTTTTAGAAGCACGTAATGCTGAGGATTTGAGTGGCCCTCCTATTGGCTCCTTCACATTGATTGACAGTCAAGTGTCACAGCTTCTGACCTGTGAGGATGTACAG gGATATGCTGTGAGTCACACAAATCcatccaagaaaacaaaaattaaagtctaCTGGAATGCTCCAAGCAATTCTCCGAATCACATAAAGTTTCT AGTCACAGTTGTTGAGAAGTATAAAATCTACTGGGTGAAGATTCCTGGCCCTGTAATTTCACAGCCCAATGCACCGCCTTTTACAACACCTGAAGCTACAGTAGCACCTTTGTCAACATTACCTCCTGTATCCCATTTAACCAAATCA TTCAGTGCTTCAGATTGTGGGAACAAGAAGTTCTGTATTCGGAGTCCTTTGAACTGTGACCCAGAGAAGGAGCATGCCTGTTTCTTCTTGTCCTTCACACGAGATGACCAATCAGTGGTGGTTGAAATGAGCGGTCCCAGTAAAGGCTATTTATCCTTTGCGTTTTCTCATGACAGATGGATG GGTGATGATGATGCTTATGTGTGTATTCATGAAGATCACACTGTGCACATACAACCATCCCGTTTGATGGGGCGAAGTCACCCTGTGATGGACTCCAGG ggTGCTCTTGAGGATATGGCTTGGAGGCTGGCGGATGGTGTTATGCAGTGTTCTTTCAGAAGAAACATTACCCTTCCTGGGGTTAAGAACAGATTTGATCTAAACACAAGCTACTACATCTTTCTAGCAGATGGTGCAGCTGACAATG gtcGAATATATAAGCATTCTCAGCAACCTTTGATTACATACGAGAAACATAATGTGACAGACTATCCAAAGAATGTGGGAGGCTCCcgttctttatttcttctgaagGCTCATG GTGCTTTAATGTTTGTGGCATGGATGACTACTGTTAGCATAGGTGTGCTCATGGCTCGGTTCTTCAAATTTGTTTGGGCAAAGCCTGTTTTTGGTCAAGCAGCTTGGTTTCAG GTACATCGGACGCTCATGCTCACTACTACTGCCCTCACCTGCATTGCTTTTGTTCTGCCTTTTATTTACAGAAGAGGCTGGAGTTGG TATGCAGGTTATCACCCATACCTTGGCTGTATAGTGATGGTTTTAGCAGTTTTTCAGCCTCTTCTGGCAGCCTTCAGGCCACCTTTATATGACCCCAG AAGGCAAATGTTTAACTGGACGCACTGGAGTATGGGAACAGCTGCTAGAATAATAGCAG TGGCAGCAATGTTCCTGGGAATGGATTTACCAGGACTGAACCTTCCTGGCCCATGGAAAACCTATGCAATGACTGGATTTGTAGCCTGGCATGTTGGGGCTGAAATTGTCCTGGAGATACATGCTTACCGACTTTCTCGAAAAG TTGAAATATTGGATGATGCCAGAATTCAGATCCTTCAGTCATTTACTGTAGCTGAAGCGGAA gGACATGCTTTTAAAAAGGTGGCGTTAGCAGTTTATATCTTTGGGAATGTGACTTTTCTCATCATATTCTTATCTGCAATCAATCATCTATGA
- the FRRS1 gene encoding ferric-chelate reductase 1 isoform X2, producing the protein MVPEHSHTARSDPVHNVSVSQMTFRPGDQIEVTLSGLPFRGFLLEARNAEDLSGPPIGSFTLIDSQVSQLLTCEDVQGYAVSHTNPSKKTKIKVYWNAPSNSPNHIKFLVTVVEKYKIYWVKIPGPVISQPNAPPFTTPEATVAPLSTLPPVSHLTKSFSASDCGNKKFCIRSPLNCDPEKEHACFFLSFTRDDQSVVVEMSGPSKGYLSFAFSHDRWMGDDDAYVCIHEDHTVHIQPSRLMGRSHPVMDSRGALEDMAWRLADGVMQCSFRRNITLPGVKNRFDLNTSYYIFLADGAADNGRIYKHSQQPLITYEKHNVTDYPKNVGGSRSLFLLKAHGALMFVAWMTTVSIGVLMARFFKFVWAKPVFGQAAWFQVHRTLMLTTTALTCIAFVLPFIYRRGWSWYAGYHPYLGCIVMVLAVFQPLLAAFRPPLYDPRRQMFNWTHWSMGTAARIIAVAAMFLGMDLPGLNLPGPWKTYAMTGFVAWHVGAEIVLEIHAYRLSRKVEILDDARIQILQSFTVAEAEGHAFKKVALAVYIFGNVTFLIIFLSAINHL; encoded by the exons ATGGTTCCTGAACACAGTCATACTGCACGTTCTGACCCTGTTCACAACGTTTCAGTGAGTCAGATGACATTCAGACCAGGAGACCAGATTGAAG ttACTTTGTCAGGGCTACCATTTAGAGGCTTTCTTTTAGAAGCACGTAATGCTGAGGATTTGAGTGGCCCTCCTATTGGCTCCTTCACATTGATTGACAGTCAAGTGTCACAGCTTCTGACCTGTGAGGATGTACAG gGATATGCTGTGAGTCACACAAATCcatccaagaaaacaaaaattaaagtctaCTGGAATGCTCCAAGCAATTCTCCGAATCACATAAAGTTTCT AGTCACAGTTGTTGAGAAGTATAAAATCTACTGGGTGAAGATTCCTGGCCCTGTAATTTCACAGCCCAATGCACCGCCTTTTACAACACCTGAAGCTACAGTAGCACCTTTGTCAACATTACCTCCTGTATCCCATTTAACCAAATCA TTCAGTGCTTCAGATTGTGGGAACAAGAAGTTCTGTATTCGGAGTCCTTTGAACTGTGACCCAGAGAAGGAGCATGCCTGTTTCTTCTTGTCCTTCACACGAGATGACCAATCAGTGGTGGTTGAAATGAGCGGTCCCAGTAAAGGCTATTTATCCTTTGCGTTTTCTCATGACAGATGGATG GGTGATGATGATGCTTATGTGTGTATTCATGAAGATCACACTGTGCACATACAACCATCCCGTTTGATGGGGCGAAGTCACCCTGTGATGGACTCCAGG ggTGCTCTTGAGGATATGGCTTGGAGGCTGGCGGATGGTGTTATGCAGTGTTCTTTCAGAAGAAACATTACCCTTCCTGGGGTTAAGAACAGATTTGATCTAAACACAAGCTACTACATCTTTCTAGCAGATGGTGCAGCTGACAATG gtcGAATATATAAGCATTCTCAGCAACCTTTGATTACATACGAGAAACATAATGTGACAGACTATCCAAAGAATGTGGGAGGCTCCcgttctttatttcttctgaagGCTCATG GTGCTTTAATGTTTGTGGCATGGATGACTACTGTTAGCATAGGTGTGCTCATGGCTCGGTTCTTCAAATTTGTTTGGGCAAAGCCTGTTTTTGGTCAAGCAGCTTGGTTTCAG GTACATCGGACGCTCATGCTCACTACTACTGCCCTCACCTGCATTGCTTTTGTTCTGCCTTTTATTTACAGAAGAGGCTGGAGTTGG TATGCAGGTTATCACCCATACCTTGGCTGTATAGTGATGGTTTTAGCAGTTTTTCAGCCTCTTCTGGCAGCCTTCAGGCCACCTTTATATGACCCCAG AAGGCAAATGTTTAACTGGACGCACTGGAGTATGGGAACAGCTGCTAGAATAATAGCAG TGGCAGCAATGTTCCTGGGAATGGATTTACCAGGACTGAACCTTCCTGGCCCATGGAAAACCTATGCAATGACTGGATTTGTAGCCTGGCATGTTGGGGCTGAAATTGTCCTGGAGATACATGCTTACCGACTTTCTCGAAAAG TTGAAATATTGGATGATGCCAGAATTCAGATCCTTCAGTCATTTACTGTAGCTGAAGCGGAA gGACATGCTTTTAAAAAGGTGGCGTTAGCAGTTTATATCTTTGGGAATGTGACTTTTCTCATCATATTCTTATCTGCAATCAATCATCTATGA